In the genome of Propionispora vibrioides, the window CAATCTAAAGGGATGTACCAGTCTGCTCCGGCTTGACCAGCCTCGACGCCACTGTTATTCCCGTAAATGATGACCTGCGGCGAGAGGTATCTGTCCGGCAGTACAGTGGCCGGGAAGTCGGTGCCGGTCGTTTTGTCGATAGTATAAGTGTCAATGTAGCTGCCGTCTTGTTTGATGGCGCTTAAGGTCAGACGGGTGCCGTTGACCTGGGCAACGACATAACAAGGCATATCGTTAGCATCAAAGAAGAATTGATCCCAGACTTTTTTGGATAAGTCGGTATAATATTTATTGCCACCGCGGCCTGTTACATAGTATACGGTGCCCTGGCCCGGAGTCTTTTGGAAGACATCCCCTTTTATCGGATAAGTCCGGGATATGCCGTGATCGTGACCGTTGAGCACGACGTCGGCATGGTATTTTTCAATAATGGGGCAGAAGACGGCTTTGAGTGTTTCATTGGCCCGGGTCGCTTTGTTATAGTAAGGGGTTTTATGGAAGATGACAATTTTCCACTCTTTATTGGTGCTTTTTAAATCTTTTTCCAGCCACTCGGCCTGAGCGCGAAGAAAAGGATTGGCTAGAGGATTGGCGGGAGTGGAGTCATTCCCCGGGAACCGGACATGACCGTTCTCGGCGGTTACCTCTTCATCATACTGACTGTCGATGACCGTGAAATGGGCGTTGCCATAATCCCAGGAATAAGCCTGGGTCCGCAACTCTTGCGGGCCGTTTTGCGGCAGCTTGAATTGTTCAATATACTCATAGGGTTCGGAGACGGCGCCGGAAGGCGGCAACCAGCCGTGGTTGTAGGTCTCGTGGTTCCCCTGGCTGGGCATAGCGGGAATGGTGCGGATGATATCCTGGCAGCCTTCATACCAATGATTCCAGTGTGTGTAATACTGGCCGCATTCGGTCAGATCGCCGACATTGATGAAAAAGCGGGCGTCGGGGTTGGCGGCAAAGGCGGCGTGTACGTTGGATTTCCAGGGGCCGTATTCAGGATTGTCGGTGATGCCGCTTTGGGAATCGCCAAAAATCAGAAAGGTAAATTTTTTGATTCCGGCCGGCTGCGTGGTAAAGGTGCCTGCACTGCTCCAATTCAGACCGTCACCTACCCGGTAGGCATATTTCTTGCCTGGTGTAAGACCGGTTATCATTCCGGCGTGAAGATTTGCTTCCCCCAGATCGGAATACAAGTTTTCCACGGCTGTCTGGACAGAATGAGCCCAATGGGTAACAGTGTCGGCGGAGGCCGGTCCATTAAGCGGGGCATATTGGATGAGCCCTGTACTGACTGAAGTATCGGTACGCCAGGCAATGGTCTGAGTAGTGGCAGGATTATCGGACCAGGTCAAAGTAATATGGTCGGGTATGACCGACGCGCCGGGGCTTGCGGCGAAGACGCTACGGAGATCGAAGGGCAAGGATAAAAACAGGGCCAGTGAGCCTGTTCCTTTAAGGAAATTCCGGCGGGTTATGTTGCGCGGCTTTTGGATAAGCTCGAGCAATTCATCTTTTTTGTTCATAAGCATTCGCTTCCTTCTGTTTGGTATATGCCATGCTATCGGCTGTAACTGAACAGAGTTTTCTTACTAAGCTCATGCTATCATGAATTGGCGGCTCATATTTTAAAGAAAGGTTAATTTTTGGTTAACAATGGCACAGCCAGTCGCTTTGTTTGCAAAGGTTTGTCCATAGGGTATGTTAAGGCGTATAATATACGTATATATTGGGTGAACTTGGTTAAGTGGCTTTGGGGAAAGCCAGAGGAGGCATCAACAGTATGAATTGTAAAAAATCCCTTGCTATGTTACTGCTTTTTATTTTTCTTATGCCCGCTCAGTGTTTTGCCGGGGTGTATTCTAATCGGGTTGTTAATTTTACTGTCAACCTGCCGGAAACGTGGATACCGGTTGACTATAATGCTTTGGCGCAGGACGTGGTGTTCCTTCGTCACTTTCCCGGCGGCTATGACAGTTCGCTGACGATAAAGTCGCAGGAAGTTGATTCGTCGACGTCCTATACCTTGGACGATCTATCGGACAAACAAATGAAGGACCTTGTCGATTCGGCCTTTGACTCTACTGATAATGCCACTAACACGCTGATCGAGAACAAGGTGATCCAGGTGACCGGTCATAAGGCGTTATATTTTGTGACCCAAACAGAGGCGGATGGCACGAAAGTCGATACGATCTGGGTTCTGTTTCTGCTTAAAAATGTTTTTTATACGATTTCGGTCACAACCAATAGCAATACATACGATAAAGTGGTGTCCGACCTGCAGCAAATGCTAAAAACCTTCCGGCCCTATGAATTACCTGCCGAGGTTGTGTGAGCGACATGAAGCCATATTTATTTGTCCGGCACTGCAGGTAGGGGATAGGTTTTATATCAAACAGGTAAGACTACAGTAGCCTACTTGATGTGGCGGCTGCAGTCTTACCTGTTTTTTGTGGTTTATTTCTTTTCCATGACAAATAAAATCGTGAGATTGCAGTTGAGACAATTACTCCATGATCTTGGTTATATTCGTAACTCATCAATTTGCTTTTGCAGCAATTCAATTTGATCCTGTAATTTTTTTATTTCTGCCATCCATTCCTGCGATGACTTTTCTTCCTTTGTTTGATTATCGCTTTCTTCCTGCTTAGCGCTCATGGCATCGTTAAGTAATGTTCGCTGCGCGGCAATGACAAGCATAACTTGCGCCATTTCAAACAGGCCATTTCCCAGAAGGTTAAGCTCATCGATGGTTAATGATTGAGATACGGCAACACCAAAGACATAGAAAAGTAATGATGCTTCATCTGGACTTAAGTCAAGAAAAATGGATTCGTCGGGTGCTGTTTTATATTCGTCCAAAACACTTCACCCCGGCAAATGAGTTTTGTATCAACAACATATGTAGTATGAACGATATTTGTGTATTTTTTTGAAATGGCGGTGCCGGGTATTACATTTCTCAGTATGTGGAGGGGTGAAATAAAGTAAAAGCAAACCCCCGGAACCGGTTAAGGCTTCGAGGGTTTGCTTTTCAAATTAGCCGCTACATCCTATTTCTATGCATCGATATCTACTTGTGTCCCTAATGGCGAAGAAAGCGTCTTGTAAGATTGGAGGATTGAATTAGATCCGCTCAAGGAAGTTGTGCCGGTTGTTGTGGTGTTGTCATCGGTATATTGCAGCTCACCGGTGGTTAATTGATTGATAAAATCAAGACTGGATGATAAAGCGGTTGAGGAAGCAGCGTCTACGGAAAAATCATTCTGGCCGGAGAGGGTTTCCCGCGTTTTTAGCTCCGATAACGTTTCGGTGTTGATAGTATCCAGATTTACTAAATTCCCATCCAGGGAATACGCAGCAGAGGTGGCAAGGCCTAAGCTTGACATTAAGTCGGTGGAAAGGCCGCTGTCCTGCATCAGGGAGACTCCCAACTGAAAATCGGTCATAGCGGGATTATAGGTGAAATTCGCCGTAGATATACTCGGAATAGCAGACATTTCACACCTCCTCAAGAGTTATTTTATAATTAAATTATAATGATTCATCGAGCTTTTAGTAAACAATGAAAAATAGAAAAAATAGGCAGATCGGCGGAAGTAGCTGGTAAGGCAGCAGATAGCTTGGCAGAGCGTAGCCTTTCTTTATTTTTCGCTGGCAGAACTTTTCACTGCTTTATATGAAGAGCGGGGAGATAATAAAGAAGACGGTTTATAAGATGTTTTTGCCGGACAAACAAGGTGTGATAGAATAGATGACAGACGGTTTCTATCTTAAATTTTGGCAAGGAAGAGAAGAACGCTATGAGATATGCTCGTATTCTAACCATGTTATATCAGCGCTTGAAAATGAACGCCAGCGAACAGCCAGACAGACGGCCGCAGAGGCCGATTCCGGTGCTAAAGCCGGAAATAGACGAATTTATGGGTGGCGCATCGAAAGCGATATGGTTTGGACATTCCACGGTGCTTCTGCAAGTGGACGGCAAGCTTATCTTATGTGATCCGGTGCTATTCGAGCTTTTCTATGCATTTACTCTGTTTACCGGCAAGCGATTTACTAGGGAACTACCGCTGACAGCTGCAGCTATGCCGATGATTGATGTTCTTCTTTTGTCCCATGATCATTACGACCATATGGATTATCAGACGATTAAGGCCCTGAAAAATAAGGTGAAGCATTACTGTGTGCCGGAGGGGGTTGGCAAACGCCTTGAAAAGTGGGGGATTGCAAGGAATAAAATAAGCCAATGCAATTATGGGCAAACAGTTGACGTAGCCGGTCTGGCAATTTCGTGTACACCAGGCAAGCATTTCTCCGGCAGGGGGCTAAGGGACCGGAATAAAACTCTCTGGTGCTCGTGGGTGATTACCGGTAAAAAGACCAATATATTCTTTAGCGGGGACAGTGCTTATGGCCCGCATTTTAAAATGATTGGTGATACCTATGGACCCTTTGACATCACTTTTGTGGAATGCGGGCAGGCTAACGCTTTATTCGGTCATGTTCATATGATCCCGGAAAAGGCGGTACAAGCGCAAATCGATCTTAGAGGCCGGGTGATGGTGCCCATCCATTGGGGCATGCTCAGTCAGTCCAATCCTGACTGGACTGAACAGGTGGAACGGCTGCTGACCGAGGCCCAGGCAAAAGCTGTGCCGGTCATCACGCCGATGATTGGGGAAATGATTGCAATTGGCGAAAAGCACTATCCGGAACACCGCTGGTGGCAGGATTACCGATGAAAAAGTGTAATATAAAGAA includes:
- a CDS encoding purple acid phosphatase family protein, whose translation is MNKKDELLELIQKPRNITRRNFLKGTGSLALFLSLPFDLRSVFAASPGASVIPDHITLTWSDNPATTQTIAWRTDTSVSTGLIQYAPLNGPASADTVTHWAHSVQTAVENLYSDLGEANLHAGMITGLTPGKKYAYRVGDGLNWSSAGTFTTQPAGIKKFTFLIFGDSQSGITDNPEYGPWKSNVHAAFAANPDARFFINVGDLTECGQYYTHWNHWYEGCQDIIRTIPAMPSQGNHETYNHGWLPPSGAVSEPYEYIEQFKLPQNGPQELRTQAYSWDYGNAHFTVIDSQYDEEVTAENGHVRFPGNDSTPANPLANPFLRAQAEWLEKDLKSTNKEWKIVIFHKTPYYNKATRANETLKAVFCPIIEKYHADVVLNGHDHGISRTYPIKGDVFQKTPGQGTVYYVTGRGGNKYYTDLSKKVWDQFFFDANDMPCYVVAQVNGTRLTLSAIKQDGSYIDTYTIDKTTGTDFPATVLPDRYLSPQVIIYGNNSGVEAGQAGADWYIPLDCLKVSYRNSSTGALYENGSYAGGKAAYSLLKPGDFSADSSQASFTYANTRYLFTVGSTTVGGSTKQLTKPARLQNGLVAITADDFYNLLGFSYRYDSSLNAVFLTK
- a CDS encoding PsbP-related protein is translated as MNCKKSLAMLLLFIFLMPAQCFAGVYSNRVVNFTVNLPETWIPVDYNALAQDVVFLRHFPGGYDSSLTIKSQEVDSSTSYTLDDLSDKQMKDLVDSAFDSTDNATNTLIENKVIQVTGHKALYFVTQTEADGTKVDTIWVLFLLKNVFYTISVTTNSNTYDKVVSDLQQMLKTFRPYELPAEVV
- a CDS encoding BREX-1 system adenine-specific DNA-methyltransferase PglX encodes the protein MDEYKTAPDESIFLDLSPDEASLLFYVFGVAVSQSLTIDELNLLGNGLFEMAQVMLVIAAQRTLLNDAMSAKQEESDNQTKEEKSSQEWMAEIKKLQDQIELLQKQIDELRI
- a CDS encoding MBL fold metallo-hydrolase; the protein is MRYARILTMLYQRLKMNASEQPDRRPQRPIPVLKPEIDEFMGGASKAIWFGHSTVLLQVDGKLILCDPVLFELFYAFTLFTGKRFTRELPLTAAAMPMIDVLLLSHDHYDHMDYQTIKALKNKVKHYCVPEGVGKRLEKWGIARNKISQCNYGQTVDVAGLAISCTPGKHFSGRGLRDRNKTLWCSWVITGKKTNIFFSGDSAYGPHFKMIGDTYGPFDITFVECGQANALFGHVHMIPEKAVQAQIDLRGRVMVPIHWGMLSQSNPDWTEQVERLLTEAQAKAVPVITPMIGEMIAIGEKHYPEHRWWQDYR